A genomic region of Thunnus albacares chromosome 4, fThuAlb1.1, whole genome shotgun sequence contains the following coding sequences:
- the sla2a gene encoding src-like-adapter 2: MGTCPIRCRSNLTSLENPPEPVSPTSQESMIVSLCNYPSFGHTELTMCIGERLVIISDDGDFMMVRSTTTNLESYIPTNYTAKVTYNWLFAGISRYKAVELLMQPNNISGAFMIRESETNRDGYTLSVLRRTNPSYLDSVKHYRISHLQNGWVYISPGLTFPSLRHLVEHYTESANGLCCRLTEPCFIQGSDNSRQTARPIPTTTRRPTINWKDISRSVIFRRKRTESDHSLVSEGLREAISSYLQMTEDNDHSWDT; this comes from the exons ATGGGTACCTGCCCCATCAGATGTAGATCCAACTTGACAAGCTTAGAAAATCCACCTGAACCTGTATCACCAA cctcgcAGGAGAGCATGATTGTGTCCCTCTGCAACTACCCGTCCTTCGGTCACACAGAACTGACCATGTGCATTGGGGAAAGACTCGTCATCATATCAGA TGATGGTGACTTTATGATGGTGAGATCCACTACCACAAATCTTGAGAGCTACATTCCCACCAACTACACTGCCAAGGTTACATATAA TTGGCTGTTCGCCGGCATCAGCAGGTACAAAGCAGTGGAGCTGCTCATGCAGCCCAATAACATAAGTGGAGCCTTCATGATCCGAGagtcagagacaaacagag ATGGCTACACGCTGTCTGTCCTGAGGAGAACCAACCCTTCGTACCTGGACAGTGTGAAGCACTACCGCATCTCTCACCTCCAAAACGGCTGGGTCTACATATCTCCAGGACTTACCTTCCCCTCCCTGCGTCACCTGGTGGAACACTATACAG agtcTGCAAATGGATTGTGCTGTCGGCTGACAGAGCCTTGCTTCATCCAGGGTTCAGACAACTCCAGACAGACAGCCAGGCCTATACCAACAACCACCCGGAGGCCTACCATCAACTGGAAGGACATAAGCAG gtCTGTGATCTTCAGGAGGAAGAGAACAGAGTCGGACCACTCTCTGGTGAGCGAAGGGCTGAGGGAGGCCATCAGCTCCTATCTCCAAATGACAGAAGATAATGATCATAGCTGGGACACTTGA